The following coding sequences are from one Stigmatopora nigra isolate UIUO_SnigA chromosome 10, RoL_Snig_1.1, whole genome shotgun sequence window:
- the nav1b gene encoding neuron navigator 1 isoform X2, producing the protein MESSKAYDAKGLAFGAKRLKSGLPQSTQRGELKVYRAGSTDGRMATGTAPGLRKQRSMTNLAVLTDAEKKLHLYEPKWCDDAAQPAGGGGRARKAAGGKAVPAPPPAPLSRNLSKSEHSLFQGKPKPFAPLAAPSPPGKQSRIPRAPYAEVKPLAKAPEDGRSDDEILSGKAKASLKKTGAGNGGGESGAEEGGDKPFLKVDPELVVTVLGDLEQLLFSQMLDPESQRKRTVQNVLDLRQNLEDTMSSLRGSQLGHSCADGGGTPGGYDSDDTNARSVSSMSNLSNRSSPLSWRHGLASPRLQAGDAPSSVSGGGGGGGGYRAAKSHQFLAQTAPTRRPRLDLLDDDGDLRSGYLSDSDLLGKSLPDDDDDDDDNLTNGWDESSSISSGLSDGEVSDNVSSEEFNVSPSLASLPNTPLGSRRNSSVMLRTDAEKRSLAESGLSWYGEDGKSGRGYETGSLKTEVVGKWRKKPPTPGEEAMKPRTLGAPASFNKSRHPPVGVTSPITHASQSVLKVAAVRTGERPQDKSKMSVKSGGLQRSRSDASRDHRMEPRKPPSGLARPAPSQPSFGYKRTPTSTAPTAGGSATLGKPSKTRLAPPSGRKNSFDAGGDSGFLGPNARNGFQYRSLPRPAKSSAFSVIGRPASRPLDANPLTLKAVGQRSKEAAERPSGKAPVNQTDREKEKARAKAVCAAGMERDGAPSRGDSLQAESSLVKLHGLRRSGNGGKYPELSSPTTPRMLAKSLGRPPSLAHLDKLTSNSLDSCVSIQDLPPKVPPFSKLQDLASSSSQSGSRLTPSPAPALHVDSPGSYAGSYAGSYAGSYAGSYGGSYGSASLYPKLSGVHRSMESLPLQMSVPPRARFGAKESAGGKERGTWGAGSRTSLNLTEGLQTDRNTLPKKGLERCSSSLSENDGVKAGRRHSHNAASERDSPPQLPSPTRSLSLLSAAKYPLTNVVAPISCSGTPRISRSNSIGPPGDGELYYGSSPLGSSVSLADRPKSIGRSGSFREASDDVHGSVLSLASSASSNYSSVSQIHKLRHELESSQEKVADLTMQLSANANLVAAFEQSLALMTARLQTLSDSSEQKDSELNDLRDTIEILKTKNAEAHDIIQGALNNSEMVSKELQMNRQNSSESLASLASTTSHSSMGSLKEQEAKKKKKKSWLRSSFNKAFSKKGAKATGPYADIEEIATPESSAPPSPKVRQDGTNPPPSSIKVSPLASGMGEENKGVPDDKVVSDLRSELWEKERKLTDIRLEALSSAHQLDQLQETMTNMQRTVDSLKVENDQLKTSSLSPCQSPGPSSSVSQSSGLSSLANLSPRHSVALRETRRTSTDSTDSQRDDHRVRVVVCVADLRVFKEEVKQQDFFVGTVRVNGRMDWPMLDSAVSQAFKVYVAKVDPASSLGLSTDSIYSYSVGHIKRILGGDAPETQPSRCVSRGPTGITVALKGLKEKCVDSLVFESLIPKAMMQHYISLLLKHRRLILSGPSGTGKTHLASRLAEYLVERSARDPSDALAVTFNMHRQSCKDLQLYLSNLANQMDREGGGWESPLVIIVDDIHDPAAVSELINGALTCKYHKCPYIIGTSNQPVKMTANHSLHLSFRMVTFSNNVEPANGFLARYLHRKLMESEDERNLTDEDLVRVLDWLPQLWYHLHAFLEKHSTSDFLIGPCFFLSCPVTVDEFRSWFIDLWNHSIIPYLQEGAKDGIKFHGQKSVWEDPVEWVRGTLPWPSAQQDQAKLFHLPPPSVGSGSPGQAGEEKSRKETTPGSVESDPLMAMLLKLQEAADYMESPDKDDPGPPRP; encoded by the exons ATGGAGAGCTCCAAAGCGTACGATGCCAAGGGACTGGCTTTCGGGGCCAAGAGGCTCAAGTCCGGCTTGCCTCAGAGCACCCAGCGCGGCGAGCTCAAGGTCTACCGGGCGGGGAGCACCGACGGAAGGATGGCAACGGGAACGGCGCCCGGCCTACGCAAACAGAGGTCCATGACCAACCTGGCCGTTCTCACCGACGCCGAGAAGAAGCTGCACCTCTACGAGCCCAAGTGGTGCGACGACGCGGCCCAGCCCGCCGGAGGGGGCGGGCGCGCCAGGAAGGCGGCGGGGGGAAAGGCGGtcccggcgccgccgccggcgccgcTCTCCCGCAACCTGTCCAAGTCGGAGCACTCGCTCTTCCAAGGGAAGCCCAAGCCCTTCGCCCCGCTGGCGGCCCCCTCGCCCCCCGGCAAGCAGAGCCGCATCCCCCGCGCCCCCTACGCCGAGGTCAAGCCCCTGGCCAAGGCCCCGGAGGACGGGCGCTCCGACGACGAGATCCTCTCCGGCAAGGCCAAGGCTTCGCTCAAGAAGACGGGGGccggcaacggcggcggcgaGTCGGGCGCCGAGGAAGGCGGAGACAAGCCCTTCCTGAAGGTGGACCCCGAGCTGGTGGTGACCGTGCTGGGCGACTTGGAACAGCTGCTCTTCAGCCAGATGTTAG ATCCCGAATCCCAGAGGAAGCGGACGGTGCAGAATGTCCTCGACCTGCGCCAGAATCTGGAAGACACCATGTCCAGTTTGCGCGGCTCTCAACTCGGCCACAG TTGCGCCGACGGCGGCGGCACCCCCGGCGGCTACGACAGCGACGACACCAACGCCCGCAGCGTGTCCAGCATGTCCAACCTGTCCAATCGCTCCTCGCCGCTGTCGTGGCGCCACGGACTGGCCAGTCCCCGCCTCCAGGCCGGCGACGCCCCGTCGTCCGTgtccggcggtggcggcggcggcggcggttaCCGGGCGGCCAAGTCCCACCAGTTCCTGGCCCAGACGGCGCCGACTCGGCGGCCCAGGTTGGATCTCCTGGACGACGACGGAGACCTCAGGTCGGGTTATCTGAGCGACAGCGACCTGCTGGGGAAGAGTCTTcccgacgacgatgatgatgatgatgacaaccTCACCAATGG GTGGGACGAAAGCAGCTCCATCAGCAGCGGGCTCAGCGACGGAGAGGTCTCCGACAACGTCAGTTCCGAGGAGTTCAACGTCAGCCCCTCCCTGGCCTCGCTCCCCAACACGCCGCTGGGATCCCGACGCAACTCTTCCGTCATG CTCCGCACGGACGCCGAGAAGCGCTCCCTGGCGGAGAGCGGCCTCTCCTGGTACGGCGAGGACGGCAAGAGTGGGCGGGGCTACGAGACGGGCAGCCTGAAGACGGAAGTGGTGGGCaagtggaggaagaagccgCCCACTCCCGGCGAGGAGGCCATGAAGCCTCGGACTTTGGGGGCGCCGGCCAGCTTCAACAAGAGTCGCCATCCTCCCGTGGGCGTCACCTCGCCCATCACTCACGCGTCGCAGAGCGTGCTCAAAGTGGCAG CGGTCAGGACGGGCGAGCGTCCTCAGGACAAATCCAAGATGTCCGTCAAAAGCGGCGGTCTCCAACGCTCCCGCTCCGACGCCAGCCGGGATCATCGCATGGAGCCCCGGAAACCCCCCTCGGGTTTAGCCAGGCCGGCGCCATCCCAGCCCTCTTTCGGCTACAAGAGAACGCCGACGTCCACGGCGCCGACGGCGGGGGGCTCGGCCACCCTGGGAAAACCTTCCAAGACCAGGTTGGCGCCCCCCTCCGGTCGGAAGAATAGCTTTGACGCCGGTGGCGACTCGGGCTTCCTGGGGCCCAACGCCCGCAACGGCTTCCAATACCGCAGCCTCCCCCGGCCCGCCAAGTCCAGCGCCTTCAGCGTGATCGGCCGGCCGGCGTCCCGCCCTCTGGACGCCAATCCGCTGACCCTCAAGGCGGTGGGCCAAAGGTCCAAAGAGGCGGCCGAGCGCCCGTCCGGCAAGGCCCCGGTCAACCAGACGGACCGCGAGAAGGAAAAGGCCCGGGCCAAGGCCGTGTGCGCCGCCGGAATGGAGCGCGACGGCGCCCCCTCCAGAGGCGATTCGCTCCAAGCCGAGTCCTCGCTGGTCAAACTGCACGGCCTGAGGCGGAGCGGCAACGGTGGAAAATATCCCGAGTTGTCGTCGCCCACTACACCCAG GATGTTGGCCAAGTCTCTGGGCCGTCCCCCCAGCCTGGCCCACCTGGACAAGTTGACCTCCAACAGTTTGGACTCCTGCGTGAGCATTCAAGACCTTCCTCCCAAAGTGCCCCCGTTCTCCAAGCTGCAGGACTTGGCGTCGTCTTCTTCTCAGTCCGGATCCCGGCTGACCCCTAGCCCGGCCCCCGCCCTGCACGTGGACTCCCCCGGGTCTTACGCCGGGTCTTACGCCGGGTCTTACGCCGGGTCTTACGCCGGTTCCTACGGCGGCTCCTACGGGTCGGCCTCGCTCTACCCCAAACTGTCGGGCGTGCACCGCAGCATGGAGTCGCTGCCCCTGCAGATGAGCGTGCCCCCCCGAGCCCGCTTCGGGGCCAAAGAGTCGGCGGGGGGCAAGGAGAGGGGGACCTGGGGGGCCGGTAGCAGGACTTCCCTCAACCTCACCGAAGG ATTGCAGACGGACAGGAACACCTTGCCCAAAAAAGGCCTAGA ACGCTGCAGCTCCAGTCTATCGGAAAACGACGGCGTGAAAGCGGGCCGTCGCCACTCGCACAACGCGGCGTCGGAGCGCGACAGCCCGCCGCAGCTCCCGTCGCCCACCCGCTCGCTCAGCCTGCTGTCCGCTGCCAAATATCCTCTCACCAACGTGG TGGCCCCAATTTCTTGTTCCGGCACCCCGAGGATATCGCGCTCCAACAGCATCGGGCCCCCCGGTGACGGGGAGCTGTACTACGGCTCGTCGCCGCTGGGCAGCAGCGTGTCGCTGGCGGATCGGCCCAAAAGCATCGGGCGTTCCGGTTCTTTCCGTGAAGCCAGCGATGACG ttcACGGCTCGGTCCTGTCTTTGGCTTCCAGCGCTTCTTCCAACTACTCGTCCGTCTCG CAAATCCACAAACTGCGTCACGAGCTCGAATCGTCGCAGGAAAAAGTGGCCGACTTGACCATGCAGCTGTCCGCCAAC GCTAACTTGGTGGCGGCTTTCGAGCAGAGTTTGGCGCTGATGACGGCTCGCCTGCAGACCTTGTCCGATTCCTCCGAACAAAAG GATTCGGAACTGAACGACTTGAGGGACACCATCGAGATCCTGAAGACCAAAAACGCCGAAGCCCACGACATCATCCAGGGCGCTCTCAATAACTCTGAGATGGTCTCCAAAG AACTGCAGATGAATCGTCAGAATTCTTCGGAAAGTCTGGCCAGCCTGGCCAGCACCACCAGTCACTCCAGCATGGGAAGTCTGAAGGAACAGGaggccaagaagaagaagaaaaagagctgG TTACGCAGCTCTTTCAACAAGGCCTTCAGCAAGAAGGGCGCCAAAGCCACGGGTCCCTACGCGGACATCGAGGAAATCGCCACCCCGGAGTCTTCGGCTCCGCCCTCCCCCAAAGTCCGCCAGGACGGGACCAACCCGCCGCCGTCTTCCATCAAAGTTTCACCTCTGGCCTCCGG GATGGGCGAGGAGAACAAAGGCGTGCCGGATGACAAGGTGGTGTCGGATCTGCGCTCGGAATTGTGGGAAAAGGAACGCAAACTGACGGACATCCGACTGGAAGCCTTGAGCTCCGCCCATCAGCTGGATCAGCTGCAGGAAACCATGACCAACATGCAG AGGACGGTGGACAGCCTGAAGGTGGAGAACGACCAATTAAAAACCAGCAGCCTGTCCCCCTGCCAGTCTCCCGGACCGTCCAGCTCCGTCTCCCAGTCCTCGGGTCTGTCTTCCCTGGCCAACTTGTCGCCGCGCCATTCCGTGGCCCTGCGCGAGACCAGGAGGACCAGCACAG ATTCCACGGATTCGCAGCGGGACGACCACCGCGTCCGGGTGGTGGTCTGCGTGGCGGACTTGCGGGTCTTCAAAGAG GAGGTCAAGCAACAGGACTTCTTCGTGGGGACGGTCAGGGTGAACGGCAGGATGGACTGGCCCATGTTGGATTCTGCCGTCAGCCAGGCTTTCAAG GTTTACGTGGCCAAGGTGGACCCGGCCTCCAGTCTGGGCTTGTCCACCGACTCCATCTACAGCTACAGCGTGGGTCACATCAAGAGGATCCTGGGCGGAGACGCGCCCGAGACTCAGCCTTCTCGCTGCGTGTCCCGAGGGCCCACCGGCATCACCGTGGCCCTTAAAG gtttgaaggaaaaatgtgtGGACAGCCTGGTGTTTGAGAGCCTGATCCCCAAAGCCATGATGCAGCACTACATCAGCCTGCTGCTGAAACACCGCCGACTCATCCTGTCGGGACCCAGCGGCACGGGCAAGACCCACCTGGCCTCGCGCCTGGCCGAGTACTTGGTGGAGCGCAGCGCCCGCGACCCCTCCGACGCCCTGGCCGTCACCTTCAACATGCACCGGCAGTCGTGCAAG GATCTGCAATTGTACCTTTCTAATTTGGCCAATCAAATGGACCGGGAAGGAGGCGGTTGGGAAAGCCCGCTGGTCATCATCGTGGACGACATTCACGACCCGGCCGCCGTCAGCGAGCTGATCAACGGAGCGCTCACCTGCAAATATCACAAATG TCCGTACATCATCGGAACCAGCAATCAGCCCGTCAAGATGACGGCCAATCACAGCCTGCACCTCAGCTTTAG AATGGTGACCTTCTCCAACAACGTGGAACCGGCCAACGGTTTCCTGGCGCGCTACCTCCACCGCAAACTGATGGAGTCGGAGGACGAGCGCAACCTGACGGACGAGGACCTGGTTCGAGTCCTGGATTGGCTCCCCCAGCTGTGGTACCACCTGCACGCCTTCCTGGAAAAGCACAGCACGTCCGACTTCCTCATCG GGCCCTGCTTCTTCCTGTCCTGCCCGGTGACGGTGGACGAGTTCCGCTCGTGGTTCATCGACCTTTGGAACCATTCCATCATCCCTTACTTGCAAGAGGGCGCCAAGGATGGCATCAAG TTCCACGGCCAGAAATCGGTGTGGGAGGACCCGGTGGAGTGGGTTCGGGGCACCCTGCCTTGGCCCTCCGCCCAGCAGGACCAGGCCAAACTGTTCCACCTGCCTCCCCCCAGCGTGGGCTCCGGCAGTCCCGGTCAGGCCGGCGAGGAAAAGTCCCGCAAGGAGACCACGCCCGGTTCGGTGGAATCGGATCCGTTG ATGGCCATGCTTTTGAAACTTCAAGAGGCGGCCGATTACATGGAATCCCCGGATAAAGACGACCCGGGCCCGCCCAGGCCGTGA